One bacterium genomic window, CCTGAATCCGGTTCTGCGGCTGGGTATGGAACGGTTTGCACGAATGGCGAAGGCGGCGGGTGTCGCCGGGACGATCATCCCCGACTGTCCGGTCGAGGAAGCCGCCGCCTGGGTGCGCTGCTCGCGGCGACAGGACCTGGAGAACATCTTTTTGATCGCGCCGACTTCGTCGGAGGAACGCATACGACGTATTGATCGGCGATCCACTTCCTTCTCATATTGTGTGTCTGTCGCCGGCGTGACCGGCGCGCGCCGTGCGGTGACCCGCAGCACACGGGACTACCTGGCACGGGTCCGCCGGGTGGCGCAAAAGCCGTATGTGGTCGGCTTCGGGATTGCCCGGCCCGAGCACATCCGCGCCCTGCGCGGCCTGGCCGATGGATTTGTGGTCGGCTCGGCGTTGGTGCCGCTTCTGGAGGAGCGAAACTCCGGCTTGGTGAAAGCCGGACGGTTGATCAGGGGACTGGTCCGGGCCGCGGAATGACATCATGACGACGACTGTAGCGACAAGACAGCATGCCTTCTTCGACGAGGTCTGTCGCGCGACCGCCGCCGCGCTGGCGGC contains:
- the trpA gene encoding tryptophan synthase subunit alpha — translated: MRSSSAQALFGSGRPVVIPFLTAGFPSRRTFLEAAQIAHAAGAAALEIGMPFSDPLADGPAIQHSSQGALAAGMTLEGVFDLAATVRARLPIPLFLMGYLNPVLRLGMERFARMAKAAGVAGTIIPDCPVEEAAAWVRCSRRQDLENIFLIAPTSSEERIRRIDRRSTSFSYCVSVAGVTGARRAVTRSTRDYLARVRRVAQKPYVVGFGIARPEHIRALRGLADGFVVGSALVPLLEERNSGLVKAGRLIRGLVRAAE